The following proteins come from a genomic window of Eleginops maclovinus isolate JMC-PN-2008 ecotype Puerto Natales chromosome 8, JC_Emac_rtc_rv5, whole genome shotgun sequence:
- the arpc3 gene encoding actin-related protein 2/3 complex subunit 3, giving the protein MPAYHSSLMVPDTRMVGNMALLPIKTQFKGPARGDGMETDIVDEAIYYFKANVFFKNYEIKNEADRTLIYVTLYISECLKRLQKCSSRSQGEKEMYTLGITNFPIPGEPGFPLNAMYVKPANKQEDETMRAYLQQIRQETGLRLCDRVFDPQTDKPSKWWVCFVKRQFMNKSLSAPGQ; this is encoded by the exons ATGCCG GCGTATCACTCGAGCCTGATGGTCCCCGACACCAGGATGGTGGGGAATATGGCTTTGCTACCCATCAAAACCCAGTTCAAGGGACCAGCCAGAGGAGACG GCATGGAGACTGACATCGTTGATGAGGCTATCTACTACTTCAAAGccaatgttttctttaagaaCTATGAAATCAAG aatgaGGCAGATAGGACGCTGATCTATGTGACACTGTACATTTCTGAATGCCTAAAGAGGCTACAGAAG TGCAGCTCCAGGAGCcagggagagaaggagatgTACACTCTGGGCATCACTAACTTCCCCATTCCTGGTGAACCTGGCTTCCCTCTCAATGCTATGTATGTCAAGCCTGCAAACAAGCAAGAGGACG AGACCATGAGAGCATACCTCCAGCAGATCCGCCAGGAGACCGGCTTGAGGCTATGTGATCGCGTGTTTGACCCTCAGACAGACAAACCCAGCAAG tggTGGGTGTGCTTTGTCAAAAGGCAGTTCATGAACAAAAGTCTCTCCGCCCCTGGACAGTGA
- the gpn3 gene encoding GPN-loop GTPase 3, which produces MPRYAQLVIGPAGSGKSTYCSTMIQHLGSLNRSAQVVNLDPAAEHFDYPVMADIRELIQVDDVMEDPSLRFGPNGGLVFCMEYFANNFDWLGESLGHVEDDYILFDCPGQIELYTHLPVMKQLVEQLQQWEFRVCGVFLVDSQFMVESFKFISGVMAALSAMVSLEIPQINIMTKMDLLNPKAKKEIEKYLDPDMYSMMEDTRDNIRSKKFKSLTKAICGLIDDYSMVRFLPFDRTDEEGMNIVLQNIDFSIQYGEDLEFKEPKEVDEESENLNYDEIFQGKGDS; this is translated from the exons ATGCCTCGTTATGCACAGCTCGTGATTGGCCCGGCGGGAAGCGGTAAG agTACCTACTGCTCCACCATGATCCAGCATCTAGGGTCCCTGAACCGCTCAGCTCAGGTGGTCAATCTGGACCCAGCAGCTGAGCACTTTGATTACCCTGTCATGGCAG aCATCCGAGAGCTCATCCAGGTAGATGACGTGATGGAGGACCCATCTCTCAGATTTGGCCCTAACGGAGGCCTGGTATTCTGCATGGAGTACTTTGCCAACAACTTTGACTGGCTCGGGGAAAGCCTGGGTCATGTAGAGGATGACTACATACTGTTCGACTGCCCAG GTCAGATTGAACTGTACACACACCTTCCTGTAATGAAGCAGCTGGTGGAGCAGCTTCAGCAGTGGGAGTTTCGGGTGTGCGGGGTCTTCCTCGTGGACTCCCAGTTCATGGTGGAGTCTTTTAAG TTCATCTCAGGAGTCATGGCTGCCTTGAGTGCCATGGTGTCGTTAGAGATCCCTCAAATAAACATCATGACAAAAATGGACCTGCTTAATCCCAAGGCCAAGAAGGAGATTGAAAA GTACCTGGACCCAGACATGTACTCAATGATGGAAGATACCCGAGATAACATCAGGAGCAAAAAGTTCAAAAGTTTGACCAAAGCCATATGTGGTCTG ATTGATGACTATAGCATGGTGAGATTCTTGCCTTTTGACCGCACAGATGAGGAAGGTATGAACATTGTACTGCAAAACATTGACTTCTCAATACAGTATGGAGAGGACCTGGAGTTCAAGGAGCCCAAG GAGGTTGACGAAGAATCGGAAAACCTAAATTATGATGAGATTTTTCAAGGCAAAGGGGACAGCTGA
- the ube2g1b gene encoding ubiquitin-conjugating enzyme E2G 1b, which yields MTEQSSLLLRKQLAELNKNPVEGFSAGLVDDDDIYQWEVVVIGPQDTLFEGGFFKATLTFPRDYPLRPPKLKFVTEIWHPNVAKNGDVCISILHEPGEDKYGYEKPEERWLPIHTVETIMISVISMLADPNGDSAANVDAAKEWRDDPKGIFKKKVARCVRRSQDMAYD from the exons ATGACGGAACAGTCCTCGTTGCTACTACGTAAACAACTAGCAG AGCTCAACAAGAACCCAGTGGAAGGATTTTCTGCCGGTCTTGTAGATGATGACGACATATATCAATGGGAAGTGGTCGTCATTGGACCTCAGGACACATTATT TGAAGGAGGTTTCTTCAAAGCCACCTTAACCTTCCCGCGGGACTATCCTCTGAGGCCTCCCAAGTTGAAGTTTGTCACAGAAATCTGGCATCCAAATG TGGCAAAAAATGGCGACGTCTGTATCTCCATCCTTCATGAACCTGGCGAGGACAAGTATGGCTACGAGAAGCCTGAGGAGCGCTGGCTGCCAATCCATACAGTAGAGACCATCATGATCAGTGTTATCTCCATGTTGGCAGACCCTAATGGAGACTCTGCTGCCAACGTAGATGCAGCT AAAGAATGGCGGGACGATCCAAAAGgaatttttaagaaaaaggtgGCACGCTGTGTGCGAAGGAGTCAAGACATGGCTTATGACTAA